Part of the Citrus sinensis cultivar Valencia sweet orange chromosome 2, DVS_A1.0, whole genome shotgun sequence genome, TTGCAGTTGTTCAATATGAGGCACGTTAATGGGGAGATGTGGGTGGAGAGCCAATGCCTATGAAGCATAACCAGCTGTCTTGCAAACTGCCAGTTTCGTTGTAGCTTCTCAGCAGTTCACTGTGGTTTGTGTGGTGATTTGTAGAATAGCTGTAATGAACATTCCATGATGCAAGTATGTTGTGTGTCGGGCACATATTGTTTCTAAAAGTTCATTGAAAGTAGATATAAACTGCAAAAATAGAAAGCTTGTTGTGTTTTAGTCGCCATAGACAAATATATGCTAACTCGTATGGGGTTTGATTTTCTGGTGCGGTGTCACTCCTCTCAATTCACGAAATCATGGAATAGAGTTTGTCATCATACAATAATGGTTAaagatgttaataaaaaaacatgcCGAAGATATAATGAAGGGGATCTTTTGTCAGGATATGATCATTTCACCAGCATTGTGTATATTCTGAATAATTGTGAACCAGTATTTGTTACTGAAAGATCAGTAAATAGGAAGTCGacaagttaattttttgtttttcccaacaagataatttttgttttttcctaGCTATTTCATAAAAGAGTGTAGTACgtagattttgataaatacttttcaaatttgaaattcaatctGAAACCTAAGAAAAtagcaattgaaaaaattatcacaTCCATGGGGAACCCTTGGTCTCTAGGAATATCTGCGGTAACCAACTTGATCTCAAGGTTGAGGGATGCATTTAAACAAGTGGTTTCCATTTGTATATATCCCTTCGCTCAGATTTTAGTGAGCATGGAAAGGGTTAAGGGCTTGTTAGttaaagaggaagaagaagaagaaagggtAGCATCAGGCATCAGTAATTGGTTTATCATATTGGTTGAATGCGTTATAATCAATAAGTGTTCACTGACTGAACCAGTTTActtaattgtaaatttgtaaTCGGTGGGCACGGTTGCATACTAATCTAGAGCGGCTTTCAAAGCCCAGCTGGCCCGTTTCGTTTAAAATCTTCGATGACGACTAGTGAGAGAAACAGGCTCTAATTTCGCCCCTTTTGGCACTAAGGCACTTCATCAGAAGTTTATTGCGGCTTTGGAATTGTTACTGaatgcttttaattttagaaatagtAAAGTGTGAAAGACAATGAAAATgtgaatttaaaaagtatatgAATAAACTTGACCTCGGTAAAATTTCAAGGGCGTGCTTTagcaatatttttaaagaaacgTGGGAGTGTTTATTGTAATTAGAGCCTCGTTACATCACATCACCGAAAGATGATTTGCTTAGCTTTGACTAACAAAATGGATTAACAATGAATTATTTGGTAAATCAAATGCTAGTTTGACATTTGCGTCCCGCTTTTGGCCCCAGTTTTGGGCACGCCAGTCATCAAAAAGTTGTTTGAATTGATCCTGTTTCAAACCACGCCAAGAAATTTTTGGGCTTAGCGATGGGGAGCTTAGACGTAcatgtttatgattttaaatcttgaaactaagataattttaaattggctTAAAAGTAATCTAATTTCAATGATTCTgacttaaataaaacaaaatgagagagaCGACACACACCCCTCTAATCATGTTATGGAAGCATAAATCATGATAAGTACGTACGCTTTACATTAATTGTCCTTATGATCAATGCATGTGTACATACGTGAGTTACATGATAATATTCACAGCCCCATGTTATTTGGTAACTCAAACAACGtgctattctttttttaacttttaaagatttggattagaaaaataaaagcgGAAATTATACCAACATCAGAATTCAGAAGCTTTAAGATTTGTCGCCATTGGTCCAATTGATTGCTATGATGATATCATGAGAATACGTATCATGGGTGCAAAGAAAcatcaagaaaaaatcaaatacaattATTAGTGTCTAAATAACTGGAAGAACGAAGGTGAAAGATACAAGTATTgggtattataattaaaagtgtCAAAAACTTAGGTTCCTAATATAGGCATTGTTGAAAGATAATGAAAAcaaagccaaaagaaattaacCAAAGGGCGTGCTGGAGTCCCTGCCCCACGCACACCACAAATTCATTAAGTATGCTCACCGATCTTTGTGTTCTCAAACCTCCATGAAAATTTATGCATGCACTAACACTTTAATCATAATATCATatgatgaaagaaaagtgAACAATTCCCATGCGTCTCGTCTACTATAAATAGCTCGTTGATCTTCATCCAACTGCAGACTCATTTGGGCCAATTGGGTTATATTCAAGTGATCAAAATCACAATGAAGATTTCATATGCAGCAATTTGCATTGTGTTTGTTCTGCTTCTAAGTGAAGCAGAATTGTCTATGGGAGCCATGACTTGCAACCCGTTGGAGCTGAGCCCGTGTGCCAGTGCAATCACTGGTGCAAATGCCCCCTCGGCAATTTGTTGCAGCAAATTGAAGGAGCAAAGGATTTGCCTTTGCCAGTATATGAAGGATCCAAACTTGCGAAAGTTTGTAAACTCTCCTAATGCTAGAAAAGTTGCTACCGTTTGTGGCTCCCCTTTTCCCCGCTGCTAGGCATCTGATTTCATTTGGGTTCTTTTGCCAAGTACTACCTTGTCTGTTTAATGAGTTTGTGTCATGGGGTCACCCTGAATGTGGTTTttgccttttatttttcttgtgttGTACTTGCATTATATCGTTCAGTTATGTGTTCagactaattattattaagagaTAATAGAGCTTTGTTTGTCTGATATCtcagtaccatttattttttgttttttggagGTATTATGCCAAAGCATTTCCTCTTAGTTTCGGATGGACTTCTTTTGCTCTAATATTCTACAGTCGTTTAAAAAGAAtgcttttcaaatttcaactaTATATGGCAAAGACATTCttaaaatgaatgaatttattttatcaaaacaaTATACTCAGATGTGTACATCCCCTCTTAGTGACCAGATTCTTCCCACGTACTCTTACAACGGACAAAGAATAAGTTTAAAACTTGCTCCTCCGTGTGTAGATCAAAGTTTCTCTTGCTAAATTATTGCAAGTTGATCATATTCTACTCTGAACTATTGAAAATCATAGTCAGTCAAGTGACACAAACCAAGGCACCCCAAGTAACGAAACAACTGAATCAGCATTATTGGTCGTTAAAAGAGGCAAAgccaaaataaacaaattggCATAATGGCTGGCAAAGCCCAACTCATATTTTTAATCGTATTTAAAGTTCATGAAAAATACCCGTGATATCTAATGGgttatatgaaataaaaaatctcgTGCACTTCCCTACCGTTAATTGTTGACCTCTACAGGGCTGTATTGATTTATATTCCTGGCTTGCCCCTGCAGAAGCAAAATTGTACTTCCCTACACTTGCATCATCTAATATCGTTCTTGTATTCCGTTCCGCTCCTTGCAGAAGCAGAGTTGTCAATGGTTGTCAACGGCAGCTATTTGGAGCTGAGTGCATCAGCCAATGATACACCAGAAAAACCGCCATACCAAGCGACATTCGATATAACAATTGCAGAAGCACTGAAACATGACACTATATATTTCCTTTCTAACGTTTAAAACGATGCAAcacaatacatatatatgcaACTACTTAGTTGAAGaccatatatatatgattttcaTCGATGTATATTTCCCCCAATAACAAAAGACACCGAAACTTTGTGAATTAATCTACACAGACAATAATTAAGCTTTCTCAAAGTCATTGCCaggttgctgctgctgcataGCCATGCCCAGGCCTTCATTTCGGTGCTTCTCCCATCCACCAGTATCAGCCCTTGTGTGAGCCCAGTAATAAAGGATTGATCCTGCCAGCGACAACAATGTTAAAGCAGCCCCAGCAGCAAACACGCCTTTGCGTAGAGTAGCACAAGACAAGTCACCTCCACCAAAGATTTTTCGGTATTTGGTGTGGTATGCATTCCTTGCTGAGCCGGCCAATAAGCATGCCTCGGCCCCCAAAAAGCTAACCCTGATATCATTCCAATTTTTGTTAGTGAGAATCTATACAAAAATATCACCAAACATGTAAAACACAATCTAACATTTCACTCACTCTCCACCAAAGAAGGAAGTGCAAATAGAAGAACCAACATGCACAGATCAAACTGAATCAACCAATCACAGTCACCCATCTCATGGACCTAGAACAAAAACCTTCTGTTGTGGAGTATGTTCGTCAACTAAGGAGCAAAACTTCCGATGTTAAGTGATAGTGAATCCCTAAATACTAATACATTCAATCTTGTCATGTCCAAAAAAGTTTACCCCAAATTACAAATTACtgtagaatttatttttgtcgaCCTCGTCGTTAAAATACACATCTAATACTTTGTAATACACGCCATTATCACATCAATTGAATGCCTGTAAAATGGTCATATTACATTTTAGTAGTGGACCAGTTACCACCCAAACCAATCAAAGCTTTACAAAACAGTATCAATCTCCAAAAGTCTGAATTAACCAAAAGAGACTGCCTAACCCTATACAAAAATGAGCACAACACATAGTAAATCCCTAAAACTCCCCTCCAATTATgattaatgaagaaaaatgaagtgTCCTGGAAATACTTAGTCACAACACCAAAGCGAAGCTAAAAGGTGAACTGTATCCCACTGGCTATCATAACTGTCCCCTCTTGACTCTTTAAAGATTCTACTGTTTCTTTCATTCCAAATCACCTCAAAGAATGCCTATAACTTAAACCTATAGACACAGATTAAGGATGACATGAAACCATGTTTTCGAAAAGACTTGTatgaatttttctaataaaacacagaaaaaagaacaaactCTCATATTATAAGAGGCACAGCACTTTCACTAATCCGAGGTCATCCATCATAAAGCAATAGGCAATGTAAGCAAAGATTCCATAATTGAACTGTTATCGATAACATTGATGGTTCATATGACAGAAGTCACAGAAAAATGATGAGCAGTTGTTTTAAAGAGGTATAAGAATTGCATAAGAGTTTTGTAGAAAAGCACTTTTCAGTAACAACGTCGTCTGTGAAAGCATTTCAAGGAGCTCCTTCAGATAGCTCTTTCAATTAACgaaaatattttcatctatttcaattaaacatttaaaaatagataCCATATCACTATCAATTATAGCTGAAATTTTTTCAACTATTTGTGTAATGAAAGTCAAAACGATAAGAACATGTCAATCCACCAAACCCCTCTGAAGTCCAACTATTAGCAAATCATTTACTCTAATACAAGTAAGTATACTACCGATAACAAATATAATAGTaacaaaaacgaaaaaaaaaatggagcgagggataaaatagtaaattttaCCAAGAAACGATGAAGAAGAAAACGGCCCAAGTAGTGGAAGAGGTGCCAGTGACAAGCCCTTTACCGAAGCAAAGACACCTAGTAACGCCGTTAACCACCGCTTGACTTATAAGCAGCAGCCCAAACGCCGATAATCCGTAAACCGTCGACGCGTCCGTACTGTACACGCAGTACGTCATCTCATCGTACTGATCCGGCACCACCTTAGCCTTCAAACACAAAAACACCCAAAATATCAGCGACCCAgagaaagacaaaaataattttccaaaaaaatatgtgtatatataaaatagaGTGAGTAAAGAGTACAGTGCTACGGCGTCGTTCAGCTCCGACAGCGAAAACGAAGGCGATGAGGTGGAGGGCCGTCACGACGGCTACAATGGAGACTGACATTGCCATTTTCCTGTGTTGTGctgatttttttctctctcacagTGAACCGtttctctctccttttttttagtaaatatataaaatagttgaaagatatttttataaagagaaaatattattatgatttatgcAATAAATCTCTGCTTTTGAGGAagagtagttttttttttcctcccccCAGCTTGCTTTTAGACTCTTTGTAAGGCTGCTTTTTTTGGATTCTGCTTTGGGTGCCAATTTGTTTCACCCTCAGCGGGATAAGTGAGTCATCATTACTTGCGAGGAGTTTCGATATAGTGCATCCGGGACCACGATAGATCTAGCTAGGTGAGTGAATGGCGTATTTGCAACTGTCCTGtgttctttaaaattaaataattgtaatgACGGTTGCCGAATCCCAAGTATTATTAGTTGGAGAATGGAGGTGTAAGTTTTGTGCGGTGGCGTTGGGAGCAGATAAGTATTTCTAGTCAGAGTGGCGGGACCATTATACCGACTGCGATTGGCAAACGTGTCCGCCGAAATAGCTGGAGCCCGGTTGGCTTGTCGGAAAGAGCCCATGTTTCCCGGTCTCGTTACCGGCTATAGCCTGTCAATCGCAACCATTGGGCTCTCGCCAAGTCCCACTCGAATAGAAATGTCAAGTTGATGGTGTGGGCCTCATCCTACGTTCATTTTCTCAGAGACTCAACTTTTAAGACCCGTTATGAATTGTAATTCCTAAAATACCCCTACTAAgcatatattaaaatcaacACTATCGccataaaattttactctaaaaagattttttttaataaaatgcataaaaatcatacattcttaaattattttctttttattatatagtttctattttcaaaatcataaaCTCTTAGTtgtttctcaaaaaaaaaaaaattctaattaaaacttaaaatataatataaattttaaaataggataaatgaaaaaaaattaaaagaaaattttatttacgcATTTAATcgaatttcaattttaaaaataaatgaattaatttatcttacgttatttaagtaatttgaattgaaaaagaGTTTTAAAGAGAAATGGTGGAAAGACCTACTCATTCTCTAAACGCAACTAATGAAGCGAGCGATCCAAATTcccaaacttcttttacattatttctgaaaaaaaaaacaccataGAGTTTGTTTAGCATATTACGGAAATTTTTGgcgctttttctttttaataatacaattaatattttactctCATTTGCTGGGATTCGaactcactctctctctcatgAATAAATTGTTACAATGGGATTTGACACGTTGGCACCATTTGACATTTGCAAAATGATAATGGACATAAAGACGTGTGTATGtggtttaaaataaacaatatctTCTTGATGATTAAATTCCAATTAGCGTCTATTTATTTAGATATTCTCAAACATATGTTTCTCAAAAGTAATCAACGCATCAACTTTATAGCCCGTTTGGGAGTGTGGTGAGGTAGCTGGGCTGCTAAAGTCTAGCTACTAAGGTGTTTGTTAACATTTGTAGCTGGGCTTTGGTagcttaataaatttttttctcaacttCTATTCTATAGTTATAACTTTTACTCTACAGCAGCTGCAGCTTAAAAGGTACAACATCTCActcccaaacacacccttaatCTTACTCGTAAGAATGGCATTTGCAAGCAAACACTAAACCTGTTTAGGGTATTATAAGGTAGAAGAGTAAtgataatcatattaaatttttatcctaAACAATGTGATATATAATGTATCATTCATTAAGTAGTTGACAACTTTTAATAaggtttaattaaattaattatattatctcacCATCTAATAGATGAATGCCAAAATTATTTGggattcaattttaaaataaaattttgatacatGTACAAAACCATGATGGATTATGTGCCCAAAGCGGATAACATTTACTTGGATGTGGAACCCAGGCTATTACAATTGGTATCTAAGTTGACTCGTGACTTGATGTGTGGATGGATATGTTTACGATATGATttcgttttgttttgtttctaattACTTTTACGAGAATTAATATGAGGTCCTCAAAGGAGAAAATATGTAATATCTCACATCTCTAACAATTGATTTTTAAGactaatttataagttttggattttctttttcttaactAAGTAGATGCATTTTAAGTTATAAAGTCAATAGCAAAACTTATTTGTCCAAAGTGAACAATATCTACTTGATTATTAAGCTGAAGATACTATAATTCTATCGCACTACAAATCAAATTGATATATGGACATTTAAACTTCAGTACTTATCAACTAACGTATGCATGCACATTTAAGGAAATATGAAAcgacttttcatcttcttcaaccGATACGAACGAGGATAAACTTAGCCACAACCTTTGATTAGATaagttttccttattttctataatattagttttgaaaactttgaaaatttctttcaaaGGTAGCTGAAGAGTAAATAAATTGAGAAGTTATAAATGTTGAACTCTGTAATATTTTGagaatatatatgtgtgtgtattgaCAATTTAACTATGGAAGTCATTTTTAACTTTGAATTCGTAATGATTCAATTTCActttttggatttttaaattatacagtatacattgaaataaaaaagcaaaacGCTCCTCTTGTTTTATTCAACTCCTTTCTCTCTCACaaaccacaaataaaaatttaaacctTGGTACATTTCAGTTTCATCAAACTAAAATCTTATAGATTGTTCTTATAAATGAATTGAGGCCCTTGTAACACACATCATAAATTTGATAAGCATTCCCAACTCCccacaaattttattactgttacCTTATATTTTCACAACCGTTAAATTTTTGTCCTTAAAATCAAACGCTTGTTATTTACTTATGTTTGGTACCTTATTTATGTAGGGTAACAAAATCCATAAATTTAGCATGATTAAATATCAAGCATATTCTATTTTAAGATTCTTCTCTTCTTGTCTTGATAAGTTTAAGTATGATATAACCTTATCCTGTTCATAAAATAATACCTTATTGATAAACAATTTAGGTAActataaacatatatttttatcctaGCTGGATGCTATCACTTGATCAAAATGAGGTTACATAAATCAAATGTCTTATGTGTGACATCACatacattatttaaaacttttatattttattgcatTTGACGAGTCAATAAATGATGCCTGTATTAGCTGAAGCAACTCCATTCcttaaatatatgaattttgtcgtcaaaaatataaatttacttgtataaAGATGTAAAATGGAACCATGTCGTCGGCAATGACAAGTGatattttttctatattaaaaaaaaaatctagaaaatTCATTTAGATAACCAATCGAAATTATTCAATTGGTAGCTAGAGAGTTGTACCTACTAAATTATTTCATCCagtcatttgaatttttttttcctttttccaaaaTGAAAGTTTTAGACTTATAACCTTTTaaagattgaataattaaactGCTTACAACCAATCCGAACTTTTGTTTGTATTGTTTGTTTTAGGATCGTGGGCATCATTATTCTTATCCAAACAGTCTAAATAAGGCTGCCAATCCTTTTGCATACCTCAACATAAGACAAATTTTGATGACAATAATCCACCAAACAAATTATGCatcttgttttattaatttagacaCGTGGAGTAAATaactaatgaaaaaaaaaaatacttgataTATATCCGATCCTgcagtattttaatttttaagcttAGCTTTCACTTATAAGCtaatgttttatttctttcgaGAGATGCCCAATTAAGTAAATTcctcaatatatatatgtatatatagtaATATCAATTGtacaacaaatataattaacaaaactaATCAAAATAGCCACTGATAAAAAGATTAAACGcaaaaatattctaaaatagaaaaagaatcaatcagttatttcaaacaaaacctCATTATCCATTAAATCTAACACGTCGGAATATAATCATCAAGTTTTGACTTAACCTACGATAAcgttaacaaataaataacaaaaaaagaaaacaaattaacaaatccCATAATAACATGTGCATAAACGCGGCGACTAGACTCCTCAATCACCCTCTTTCATCtcctataaataaaatcttaatcTTACCAATATATGAACTCATCACTTCTTCTACTTTGCAACAAAATCCAATACCAAAAGCCACattaaagaagaagatcaaACTGTAATCTCCAGAGATGCTTTCATTGTTTATATAAAGAAAGTGACATTTATTATAAGGCTCAATTCACCTCTTCAAAGCTTCTGAGATCTCTCTTAACGCCCTTTTTGAAGcttgtaaatatataaataatccAAGTTTGTGTTTCAATGGGTTCTTCTGATCTCTCAATGATCCTTCCTAGGGTTCTCATCGTCTCTCGACGTACCGTTCGCAAGAACAAGTTTGTCGATTTCGTGGGTTCGTTTCTCTATCTCTGATCTCGATTTTGTTCCCAttatttcttgttcttttaatATGTATATCATTGTCTATTGTATATATCATTGTATGTACGTCAGTTCCTAATTGTTTCTTGTGATAGAATTCTATTAAAGGTTCAtgtacattttaatttattgaataacaTTCATAGTTTTCTCTTTGCAACATATGAGAGCATGTGCCTTTAGTATACATGTAAATGTAATTCTTTTATCATCTAGATGATCTATTGTGATGCTTGTTACTGTTATAGATTTGTTAAATGATTCAAAGCAATTTTCTTGGGTTCTAATAACAAAGAGAACTTTTCATTGAATGATCAAGCAGGAGAATATCATTTAGATCTCATTGTAAGCTATGGAGCAGTGCCTGTGATAGTCCCGAGAGTCACTGGCGTTCACATGCTACTAGAAAGCTTTGAGCCCATTCATGGGGTTCTTCTTTGCGAAGGGGAAGATATAGACCCATCCTTATATGATGCTGAACTATCCGGCTTTGCACCAGAAGAACTCGAAGAGATTAGAGCGCTGCATGCCAGTGACACTGCCattgataaagaaaaagacacTATTGAGTTAAGATTAGCAAAGCTTTGCTTGGAAAGAAACATTCCATACTTGGGAATTTGTAGAGGGTCACAAGTCCTTAATGTTGCTTGTGGTGGCACGCTTTATCAAGACATCGAGAAAGAGATGTCAAAAAACTGTTCATTAGGTCAAAGAGTTGTTCATATGAACTATGAAAATTATGATGGGCATAGGCACTTGGTTAAGGTTGTAGAGGATACCCCATTGCACCAATGGTTTAGGGATTCATTGGAGGAGAATAAAATGGAAATCATGGTGAATAGTTATCACCATCAAGGAGTGAAGAAGTTGGCTCAAAGATTTGTGCCAATGGCTTTTGCTTCTGATGGTTTGATTGAAGGGTTTTATGATCCTGATGCTTATAATCCTCAAGAGGGTAAGTTTATCATGGGTCTTCAATTTCATCCAGAAAGAATGCGGAACCAGGATTCggataattttgattatcCTGGATGCAAATCTGCATATCAGGTAACATTAATTATGCTAGTACAAGCAGTTgttttactcttttttcttcttcttcttcagaaTAGCATGATTTTGTGGGAACTGCCATTAGAAAAATGTTTGCGGGTTATTGTGCAGGAATTTGTGAAGGCCGTGATTGCTTATGAGAAGAAGCTTAGTTGCTCAGCAAGCATCCCAAAATCTGTCAAGCTTGACCAGGAAatagagaagaagagaaaagtaaTTGTGAGAAGTTTCTCAATTGCTAGAAACATGTACAGTTCGGGAGGTGGAAAGGTTTCAGGTCAAGAATCTGAATTGCAAGTTGGAGCAGAGTTCCTAGAGGTTAGCTGAAgattta contains:
- the LOC102607790 gene encoding non-specific lipid-transfer protein 2; protein product: MKISYAAICIVFVLLLSEAELSMGAMTCNPLELSPCASAITGANAPSAICCSKLKEQRICLCQYMKDPNLRKFVNSPNARKVATVCGSPFPRC
- the LOC102607499 gene encoding uncharacterized protein LOC102607499; translated protein: MAMSVSIVAVVTALHLIAFVFAVGAERRRSTAKVVPDQYDEMTYCVYSTDASTVYGLSAFGLLLISQAVVNGVTRCLCFGKGLVTGTSSTTWAVFFFIVSWVSFLGAEACLLAGSARNAYHTKYRKIFGGGDLSCATLRKGVFAAGAALTLLSLAGSILYYWAHTRADTGGWEKHRNEGLGMAMQQQQPGNDFEKA
- the LOC102607203 gene encoding putative glutamine amidotransferase GAT1_2.1 produces the protein MGSSDLSMILPRVLIVSRRTVRKNKFVDFVGEYHLDLIVSYGAVPVIVPRVTGVHMLLESFEPIHGVLLCEGEDIDPSLYDAELSGFAPEELEEIRALHASDTAIDKEKDTIELRLAKLCLERNIPYLGICRGSQVLNVACGGTLYQDIEKEMSKNCSLGQRVVHMNYENYDGHRHLVKVVEDTPLHQWFRDSLEENKMEIMVNSYHHQGVKKLAQRFVPMAFASDGLIEGFYDPDAYNPQEGKFIMGLQFHPERMRNQDSDNFDYPGCKSAYQEFVKAVIAYEKKLSCSASIPKSVKLDQEIEKKRKVIVRSFSIARNMYSSGGGKVSGQESELQVGAEFLEANTALSLQQENRLKQMGATVRNASTYIERLKMNEERERVARNLIGKMSVGQLSDLISFYHMMGQICSEALEKRLHDLVVSEDISH